A single Anopheles coustani chromosome X unlocalized genomic scaffold, idAnoCousDA_361_x.2 X_unloc_5, whole genome shotgun sequence DNA region contains:
- the LOC131270700 gene encoding uncharacterized protein LOC131270700: MGFSSMLLMKFDSETILAWEKHSVHFERDKYQELMKFVEDRIQILKSTKSLTIVEDSTIKVAGNTRQITSRRAIHKSSGQPRFLLQCGENHSLHMCPIFNGKDVQQRRDIVAKKCCCWNCLSNTHLAKDCKSDRSCRTCGERHHSLLHISSTISMGVVKTNT; the protein is encoded by the coding sequence ATGGGATTCTCCTCCATGCTGCTGATGAAGTTCGACAGCGAGACCATCCTTGCGTGGGAGAAGCACTCCGTCCACTTCGAGCGGGACAAATATCAGGAGCTGATGAAATTTGTCGAAGATCGGATCCAGATCCTGAAATCCACTAAAAGCCTTACCATTGTAGAGGATTCGACGATTAAGGTGGCCGGCAACACACGGCAAATTACCTCACGGAGAGCCATTCACAAATCCTCGGGGCAACCACGGTTTTTATTGCAGTGCGGTGAAAATCACTCGCTACACATGTGTCCAATATTCAACGGCAAGGATGTGCAGCAGCGACGCGACATCGTGGCAAAGAAGTGCTGTTGCTGGAATTGCCTTAGCAATACGCATCTAGCGAAGGACTGCAAGTCGGATCGGTCCTGTCGCACGTGTGGGGAGCGTCATCATTCACTGCTACACATTTCTTCGACGATATCGATGGGTGTTGTCAAAACAAACACGTGA